A single Desulfofalx alkaliphila DSM 12257 DNA region contains:
- a CDS encoding pyruvate kinase alpha/beta domain-containing protein, with the protein MYFEKAGKDNTEQTVAAVVEYAQKHNIKHVVVASKTGDTAEKLSGHQFKVICVTYHVGFYGPGQGSLTPERRKQLEDKGISVLTTTHLMAGLDRACRFKFSGVYPAEIIASALRMFGQGTKVCIEVASMALDAGLIPYGEDVVAVAGTGDGADTALLLTPAHSNYFFDTKVREIICKPRDFEHH; encoded by the coding sequence ATGTATTTTGAGAAGGCCGGCAAGGACAATACCGAACAAACGGTGGCGGCGGTGGTGGAATATGCCCAAAAACATAATATTAAACATGTGGTGGTAGCCTCTAAAACCGGGGATACCGCTGAAAAATTGTCAGGCCATCAATTTAAAGTAATATGCGTTACTTACCATGTGGGCTTTTATGGGCCGGGCCAGGGATCATTAACACCTGAAAGACGCAAACAATTAGAAGACAAAGGTATTTCAGTGCTTACCACCACCCACCTGATGGCTGGGCTTGACCGGGCCTGTCGCTTTAAGTTTAGCGGGGTGTACCCGGCAGAAATTATTGCCAGCGCACTGCGTATGTTTGGCCAGGGCACAAAGGTATGTATTGAGGTGGCAAGCATGGCACTGGATGCAGGGTTAATTCCCTATGGTGAAGATGTGGTGGCGGTGGCCGGCACCGGCGATGGCGCTGATACTGCACTTTTGTTAACCCCCGCCCATTCCAATTATTTTTTTGATACTAAAGTAAGGGAAATAATATGTAAGCCCAGGGATTTTGAACACCACTAA